A genomic stretch from Bos javanicus breed banteng chromosome 29, ARS-OSU_banteng_1.0, whole genome shotgun sequence includes:
- the LOC133241012 gene encoding tripartite motif-containing protein 64-like — protein MDSDTLQVFQSELTCSICMNCFLDPITTDCGHSFCRPCLSLCWEEGQTPRRCPECRGISERPDFKTNIALKRLASLARQAKADHDHSSEEQICVTHQEAKGLFCEADQTLLCGPCSEHPEHAAHSHSPIHRAAEESQEKLLKRMSSLWKMREEIQISLNQEANTTQSFEDYVALRKVMIKLEYQRMLLLLREEEQLHLEALEREAKEICEELKESVFRMSQYRESLKEMYKELTEMCHKPDMELLQVRKEVDPQTHLAQIQKPQPVNPELPSWPVSGFLHMLNNFRVDNVLSLTTIVHHTILNDASALFEDDHPDVSRQPQGGSCVVSWEAWGFTSGRHYWELDVAQSSSWVLGVCKSIFTSDSSISIGAEEAFFLCSTKVNSQYILSTTSPPIVQFVKRPLGKIGVFLDYDNGTVSFYDVCRSSLIYSFLPSAFSSPMIPFLCLKSP, from the exons atgGATTCAGACACACTGCAGGTCTTCCAGAGTGAACTCACCTGCTCCATCTGCATGAACTGCTTCCTGGACCCCATCACCACAGACTGTGGGCACAGCTTCTGCCGTCCCTGTCTGAGCCTTTGCTGGGAAGAAGGCCAGACTCCAAGGAGGTGCCCGGAGTGCAGGGGAATATCAGAGAGGCCTGATTTCAAAACCAACATTGCCCTCAAGAGGCTGGCTTCCCTTGCCAGACAGGCCAAAGCTGACCACGACCACAGCTCTGAGGAGCAGATCTGTGTGACACACCAGGAAGCCAAAGGCCTTTTCTGTGAGGCTGACCAGACCCTGCTCTGTGGGCCCTGCTCTGAGCACCCCGAGCACGCAGCTCACAGCCACAGTCCAATACACAGGGCTGCTGAGGAATCCCAG gaaaaactCCTGAAGAGAATGAGCTCTTTatggaaaatgagagaagaaatccaAATTAGTCTGAATCAGGAAGCTAACACAACTCAGTCCTTTGag GACTATGTGGCCTTAAGGAAGGTGATGATCAAGCTTGAATATCAGAGGATGCTTCTGTTGCTCCGGGAGGAGGAGCAACTGCATCTGGAGGCCCTGGAGCGAGAAGCCAAAGAGATTTGTGAAGAACTCAAGGAGAGTGTGTTCAGAATGTCTCAGTACAGAGAAAGTCTGAAAGAAAtgtacaaagagctgactgagaTGTGCCACAAGCCGGACATGGAGCTGCTCCAGGTGAGAAAGGAGG TGGACCCACA GACTCATCTGGCACAGATACAGAAGCCTCAGCCCGTGAACCCAGAGCTCCCTTCCTGGCCTGTCTCTGGATTCCTACACATGCTGAACAACTTCAGAG TGGATAATGTTCTGAGTCTGACAACAATCGTTCACCATACAATCCTCAATGATGCAAGTGCGCTGTTTGAGGATGACCACCCTGACGTGTCCAGACAGCCCCAGGGCGGGTCGTGTGTTGTGTCCTGGGAGGCTTGGGGCTTCACCTCCGGGAGGCATTACTGGGAGCTGGACGTGGCCCAGTCTTCCAGCTGGGTTCTGGGGGTCTGTAAAAGCATCTTCACAAGTGATTCCAGTATCAGTATTGGTGCTGAAGAAGCATTTTTTCTGTGTTCTACAAAGGTGAACAGTCAGTATATTCTGtccaccacctccccacccaTAGTGCAGTTTGTGAAAAGGCCTCTGGGTAAGATTGGCGTGTTTTTGGATTATGACAATGGAACTGTGAGCTTCTATGATGTTTGCAGAAGTTCCCTCATATatagtttccttccttctgccttcTCCTCCCCTATGATACCTTTCCTTTGCCTTAAATCTCCATGA